Proteins encoded in a region of the Osmerus mordax isolate fOsmMor3 chromosome 17, fOsmMor3.pri, whole genome shotgun sequence genome:
- the LOC136960332 gene encoding protein bicaudal D homolog 1-like isoform X4, with protein sequence MAAGGGCGDTVEQCRAEVERLSRELAEANREKVRAAECGLVVLEENQTLKQQYGELEAEQEALRLELEQLQEAFCQACSTQRKVAADGESTEESLLQESASKEAFYMSRLLELQTQLKHCRAKASSTLADNQHLGTLLQDLRESKEMLELQRSRGREELREYKFREARLLQDYSELEEENISLQKLVSTLRQNQVEFEGLKHEIKVLEEETEVLRSQLEDALRLKDISDSQLEEALDSLKSEREQKNHLRKELVHHLSTCDVTYTGSAHLAFTSAPPSGTATPTSIQSPSNEEPVRCNGHLHGNAVMGCSGSLPRANGECRAAGRRGEGGADLFSEMNMTEIQKLKQQLMEVECEKAGLLSSLQESQTQLQHTQSALAQQHERALRLSQRVTALRRLHREAHLEEEEEEVSRVFPHHTPGLEILQCKYRVAVTEVVELKAELRGLREQQALQERPRGPARRHSLEEKVGRLEEELKEARGRAGESQAALGAAQDELVMFSEELAQLYHHVCLCNNETPNRVMLDYYRQGRGPRAGLGGAKGAAADDDSRVLLTPRLARRLAAVVAATGSSGESRSPSESPSKEGGREGGKTPLTGSPSISASSSSSSSSSPALETAGDLRREPMNIYNLNAIIKEQVRHLQRAVDRALQLSRQRAAARELAPLLDKDKDSCLEEILKLKALLSTKREQVATLRLVLKANKQTAEGALTNLKSKYENEKAMVTDTMTKLRNELKALKEDAATFSSLRAMFATTCDQYMTRLDEMQRQLTAAEDEKKTLNSLLRMAIQQKLALTQRLEDLAFDQELSHRSPGGKGPRPRTSTPKVSHPASASAPSPGLSDAPLSPVTTAPASLTLAFTSSTPPAPPSPPRPCPLSSPSPRASPTHSVPGSPPALEAPSSPPSSPRRLAQSLGTQGGQETGVRGDQGAQTLLVDSVSVDHSHLPRCSAVSRIYSPDTRASPTRPALPGSAPSSPYRSPLLTRRSAWSSSPRTRPLASLSRPSYSSSYASPSSYHSSSSFYSPSSFYSHSNSYSPLYPRYYSYHRPPH encoded by the exons TGGAGGAGAACCAGACTCTGAAACAGCAGTACGGGGAACTGGAGGCCGAGCAGGAGGCGCTCAGGCTGGAGCTGGAACAGCTACAGGAG GCATTCTGCCAGGCCTGCTCCACCCAGCGCAAGGTGGCGGCGGACGGGGAGAGCACGGAGGAGTCCCTGCTGCAAGAGTCGGCCAGCAAGGAGGCCTTCTACATGAGCCGTCTGCTGGAGCTGCAGACACAGCTCAAGCACTGCCGAGCTAAAGCCTCCAGCACCCTGGCGGACAACCAGCACCTGGGAACCCTGCTGCAGGACCTGCgtgag agtaagGAGATGCTGGAGttgcagaggagcagggggagggaggagctgaGAGAGTACAAGTTCAGAGAAGCTCGACTGCTGCAGGATTACagcgagctggaggaggagaacatctCCCTGCAGAAGCTGGTGTCCACACTGAGACagaaccag gTGGAGTTTGAAGGTCTGAAACACGAGATCAAAGTCCTGGAGGAGGAAACGGAGGTCTTGAGGAGCCAACTGGAGGATGCTCTGCGTCTGAAGGACATCTCCGATAGCCAATTGGAGGAGGCGCTGGACTCGCTGAAGAGCGAGCGGGAGCAGAAGAATCACCTCCGCAAGGAGCTGGTGCATCACCTGAGCACCTGTGATGTCACCTACACAGGGTCCGCCCACCTGGCCTTCACCTCCGCTCCGCCCAGCGGCACTGCCACGCCCACATCCATCCAGTCTCCTAGCAACGAGGAGCCGGTGCGGTGCAACGGACATCTCCATGGCAACGCAGTGATGGGCTGCAGCGGGTCGTTGCCCAGAGCCAATGGGGAGTGTCGAGCAGCGGGGCGcagaggggagggcggggccgACCTGTTCAGTGAGATGAACATGACGGAGATTCAGAAGCTGAAGCAACAACTGAtggag GTGGAGTGCGAGAAGGCAGGGCTGTTGAGCAGCCTGCAGGAGAGCCAGACCCAGCTGCAGCACACGCAGAGTGCCTTGGCTCAGCAGCACGAGAGGGCCCTCCGCCTCAGCCAGAGAGTCACAGCACTCAGACGCCTGCATCGTGAGGCCCACCTC gaggaggaggaagaggaggtgtccAGAGTgttcccccaccacaccccaggCCTGGAGATCCTGCAGTGTAAGTATCGTGTGGCGGTGACTGAGGTGGTGGAGCTGAAGGCAGAGCTGCGAGGGCTCCGGGAGCAGCAGGCCTTGCAGGAGCGACCCCGGGGGCCGGCACGCCGCCACAgcctggaggagaaggtgggccggctggaggaggagctgaaggaggcaCGGGGACGAGCGGGGGAGAGTCAGGCGGCGCTGGGAGCAGCGCAGGACGAGCTGGTGATGTTCAGTGAGGAGCTGGCCCAGCTCTACCATCACGTGTGCCTCTGCAACAACGAGACACCCAACCGCGTCATGCTCGACTACTACCGGCAGGGCCGTGGTCCGAGGGCCGGACTGGGCGGGGCAAAGGGGGCGGCGGCCGATGATGACAGCAGGGTCCTGCTCACGCCGCGATTAGCCCGGAGGCTCGCCGCTGTCGTCGCAGCAACCGGCTCGTCGGGGGAGTCGCGGAGCCCCTCTGAGTCGCCGtccaaggagggggggagggaaggggggaagacTCCTCTTACCGGCTCCCCCAGCATCAGTgcctcttcatcttcatcttcatcatcctcacccgCTCTGGAGACAGCTGGTGACCTGCGCAGAGAACCCATGAACATCTACAACCTCAACGCCATCATCAAAGAacag GTGCGCCACCTTCAGAGGGCGGTGGACCGGGCGCTGCAGCTGTCCCGGCAGAGAGCAGCGGCCAGGGAGCTGGCGCCTCTGCTGGACAAGGACAAGGACAGCTGCCTGGAGGAGATCCTCAAGCTGAAGGCTCTGCTCAGCACCAAGAGAGAGCAGGTGGCCACCCTGCGCCTCGTCCTCAAGGCCAACAAGCAG ACAGCCGAGGGCGCTCTGACCAACCTGAAGAGTAAGTACGAGAACGAGAAGGCGATGGTGACGGACACCATGACCAAGCTGAGGAATGAGCTGAAGGCCTTGAAGGAGGACGCTGCCACCTTCTCCTCACTGCGTGCCATGTTCGCCACCAC gtgtgACCAGTATATGACCCGTCTGGATGAGAtgcagaggcagctgacagcagCGGAGGATGAGAAGAAGACCCTGAACTCGCTGCTCCGCATGGCCATCCAGCAGAAGCTGGCTCTTACGCAGCGCCTGGAGGACCTGGCGTTCGACCAGGAGCTGAGCCACCGCTCCCCGGGGGGCAAGGGCCCTCGGCCCCGGACCAGCACCCCTAAAGTAAGTCATccagcctctgcctcagcccCTTCCCCCGGCCTCTCGGATGCCCCACTCAGTCCAGTGACTACAGCCCCCGCCTCCCTGACCCTGgctttcacctcctccaccccccctgcacccccctcgcccccccgcccctgccccctctccagcccgTCCCCCAGAGCCTCCCCCACTCACTCCGTCCCAGGGAGCCCTCCCGCCTTGGAggccccctcctcgcccccctcctcgccccggCGTCTGGCTCAGAGCCTGGGAACACAGGGGGGCCAGGAGACTGGGGTCCGGGGCGACCAGGGGGCCCAGACCCTCCTGGTGGACAGCGTGAGTGTAGACCACTCCCACCTTCCTCGCTGCTCGGCGGTGTCCAGAATCTATTCCCCTGATACCCGGGCATCCCCCACTCGCCCCGCCCTgccaggctccgccccctcatcCCCGTATCGCTCGCCCCTCCTGACGCGGAGATCCGCCTGGAGTTCCTCCCCCAGGACACGCCCCCTTGCCAGCCTATCACGCCCCTCGTACTCCTCCTCCTatgcctccccttcctcctaccatagttcctcctccttctacaGTCCCTCATCATTCTACAGTCACTCCAACAGCTACAGCCCTCTCTACCCCCGTTACTATAGCTACCATCGACCTCCTCACTGA
- the LOC136960332 gene encoding protein bicaudal D homolog 1-like isoform X3 encodes MAAGGGCGDTVEQCRAEVERLSRELAEANREKVRAAECGLVVLEENQTLKQQYGELEAEQEALRLELEQLQEAFCQACSTQRKVAADGESTEESLLQESASKEAFYMSRLLELQTQLKHCRAKASSTLADNQHLGTLLQDLRESKEMLELQRSRGREELREYKFREARLLQDYSELEEENISLQKLVSTLRQNQVEFEGLKHEIKVLEEETEVLRSQLEDALRLKDISDSQLEEALDSLKSEREQKNHLRKELVHHLSTCDVTYTGSAHLAFTSAPPSGTATPTSIQSPSNEEPVRCNGHLHGNAVMGCSGSLPRANGECRAAGRRGEGGADLFSEMNMTEIQKLKQQLMEVECEKAGLLSSLQESQTQLQHTQSALAQQHERALRLSQRVTALRRLHHSKTQLHRETLMEQGGEEEEEEEVSRVFPHHTPGLEILQCKYRVAVTEVVELKAELRGLREQQALQERPRGPARRHSLEEKVGRLEEELKEARGRAGESQAALGAAQDELVMFSEELAQLYHHVCLCNNETPNRVMLDYYRQGRGPRAGLGGAKGAAADDDSRVLLTPRLARRLAAVVAATGSSGESRSPSESPSKEGGREGGKTPLTGSPSISASSSSSSSSSPALETAGDLRREPMNIYNLNAIIKEQVRHLQRAVDRALQLSRQRAAARELAPLLDKDKDSCLEEILKLKALLSTKREQVATLRLVLKANKQTAEGALTNLKSKYENEKAMVTDTMTKLRNELKALKEDAATFSSLRAMFATTCDQYMTRLDEMQRQLTAAEDEKKTLNSLLRMAIQQKLALTQRLEDLAFDQELSHRSPGGKGPRPRTSTPKVSHPASASAPSPGLSDAPLSPVTTAPASLTLAFTSSTPPAPPSPPRPCPLSSPSPRASPTHSVPGSPPALEAPSSPPSSPRRLAQSLGTQGGQETGVRGDQGAQTLLVDSVSVDHSHLPRCSAVSRIYSPDTRASPTRPALPGSAPSSPYRSPLLTRRSAWSSSPRTRPLASLSRPSYSSSYASPSSYHSSSSFYSPSSFYSHSNSYSPLYPRYYSYHRPPH; translated from the exons TGGAGGAGAACCAGACTCTGAAACAGCAGTACGGGGAACTGGAGGCCGAGCAGGAGGCGCTCAGGCTGGAGCTGGAACAGCTACAGGAG GCATTCTGCCAGGCCTGCTCCACCCAGCGCAAGGTGGCGGCGGACGGGGAGAGCACGGAGGAGTCCCTGCTGCAAGAGTCGGCCAGCAAGGAGGCCTTCTACATGAGCCGTCTGCTGGAGCTGCAGACACAGCTCAAGCACTGCCGAGCTAAAGCCTCCAGCACCCTGGCGGACAACCAGCACCTGGGAACCCTGCTGCAGGACCTGCgtgag agtaagGAGATGCTGGAGttgcagaggagcagggggagggaggagctgaGAGAGTACAAGTTCAGAGAAGCTCGACTGCTGCAGGATTACagcgagctggaggaggagaacatctCCCTGCAGAAGCTGGTGTCCACACTGAGACagaaccag gTGGAGTTTGAAGGTCTGAAACACGAGATCAAAGTCCTGGAGGAGGAAACGGAGGTCTTGAGGAGCCAACTGGAGGATGCTCTGCGTCTGAAGGACATCTCCGATAGCCAATTGGAGGAGGCGCTGGACTCGCTGAAGAGCGAGCGGGAGCAGAAGAATCACCTCCGCAAGGAGCTGGTGCATCACCTGAGCACCTGTGATGTCACCTACACAGGGTCCGCCCACCTGGCCTTCACCTCCGCTCCGCCCAGCGGCACTGCCACGCCCACATCCATCCAGTCTCCTAGCAACGAGGAGCCGGTGCGGTGCAACGGACATCTCCATGGCAACGCAGTGATGGGCTGCAGCGGGTCGTTGCCCAGAGCCAATGGGGAGTGTCGAGCAGCGGGGCGcagaggggagggcggggccgACCTGTTCAGTGAGATGAACATGACGGAGATTCAGAAGCTGAAGCAACAACTGAtggag GTGGAGTGCGAGAAGGCAGGGCTGTTGAGCAGCCTGCAGGAGAGCCAGACCCAGCTGCAGCACACGCAGAGTGCCTTGGCTCAGCAGCACGAGAGGGCCCTCCGCCTCAGCCAGAGAGTCACAGCACTCAGACGCCTGCATC ACTCAAAGACCCAGCTCCACCGTGAGACCCTCATGGagcagggtggggaggaggaggaggaagaggaggtgtccAGAGTgttcccccaccacaccccaggCCTGGAGATCCTGCAGTGTAAGTATCGTGTGGCGGTGACTGAGGTGGTGGAGCTGAAGGCAGAGCTGCGAGGGCTCCGGGAGCAGCAGGCCTTGCAGGAGCGACCCCGGGGGCCGGCACGCCGCCACAgcctggaggagaaggtgggccggctggaggaggagctgaaggaggcaCGGGGACGAGCGGGGGAGAGTCAGGCGGCGCTGGGAGCAGCGCAGGACGAGCTGGTGATGTTCAGTGAGGAGCTGGCCCAGCTCTACCATCACGTGTGCCTCTGCAACAACGAGACACCCAACCGCGTCATGCTCGACTACTACCGGCAGGGCCGTGGTCCGAGGGCCGGACTGGGCGGGGCAAAGGGGGCGGCGGCCGATGATGACAGCAGGGTCCTGCTCACGCCGCGATTAGCCCGGAGGCTCGCCGCTGTCGTCGCAGCAACCGGCTCGTCGGGGGAGTCGCGGAGCCCCTCTGAGTCGCCGtccaaggagggggggagggaaggggggaagacTCCTCTTACCGGCTCCCCCAGCATCAGTgcctcttcatcttcatcttcatcatcctcacccgCTCTGGAGACAGCTGGTGACCTGCGCAGAGAACCCATGAACATCTACAACCTCAACGCCATCATCAAAGAacag GTGCGCCACCTTCAGAGGGCGGTGGACCGGGCGCTGCAGCTGTCCCGGCAGAGAGCAGCGGCCAGGGAGCTGGCGCCTCTGCTGGACAAGGACAAGGACAGCTGCCTGGAGGAGATCCTCAAGCTGAAGGCTCTGCTCAGCACCAAGAGAGAGCAGGTGGCCACCCTGCGCCTCGTCCTCAAGGCCAACAAGCAG ACAGCCGAGGGCGCTCTGACCAACCTGAAGAGTAAGTACGAGAACGAGAAGGCGATGGTGACGGACACCATGACCAAGCTGAGGAATGAGCTGAAGGCCTTGAAGGAGGACGCTGCCACCTTCTCCTCACTGCGTGCCATGTTCGCCACCAC gtgtgACCAGTATATGACCCGTCTGGATGAGAtgcagaggcagctgacagcagCGGAGGATGAGAAGAAGACCCTGAACTCGCTGCTCCGCATGGCCATCCAGCAGAAGCTGGCTCTTACGCAGCGCCTGGAGGACCTGGCGTTCGACCAGGAGCTGAGCCACCGCTCCCCGGGGGGCAAGGGCCCTCGGCCCCGGACCAGCACCCCTAAAGTAAGTCATccagcctctgcctcagcccCTTCCCCCGGCCTCTCGGATGCCCCACTCAGTCCAGTGACTACAGCCCCCGCCTCCCTGACCCTGgctttcacctcctccaccccccctgcacccccctcgcccccccgcccctgccccctctccagcccgTCCCCCAGAGCCTCCCCCACTCACTCCGTCCCAGGGAGCCCTCCCGCCTTGGAggccccctcctcgcccccctcctcgccccggCGTCTGGCTCAGAGCCTGGGAACACAGGGGGGCCAGGAGACTGGGGTCCGGGGCGACCAGGGGGCCCAGACCCTCCTGGTGGACAGCGTGAGTGTAGACCACTCCCACCTTCCTCGCTGCTCGGCGGTGTCCAGAATCTATTCCCCTGATACCCGGGCATCCCCCACTCGCCCCGCCCTgccaggctccgccccctcatcCCCGTATCGCTCGCCCCTCCTGACGCGGAGATCCGCCTGGAGTTCCTCCCCCAGGACACGCCCCCTTGCCAGCCTATCACGCCCCTCGTACTCCTCCTCCTatgcctccccttcctcctaccatagttcctcctccttctacaGTCCCTCATCATTCTACAGTCACTCCAACAGCTACAGCCCTCTCTACCCCCGTTACTATAGCTACCATCGACCTCCTCACTGA
- the LOC136960332 gene encoding protein bicaudal D homolog 1-like isoform X1: MAAGGGCGDTVEQCRAEVERLSRELAEANREKVRAAECGLVVLEENQTLKQQYGELEAEQEALRLELEQLQEAFCQACSTQRKVAADGESTEESLLQESASKEAFYMSRLLELQTQLKHCRAKASSTLADNQHLGTLLQDLRESKEMLELQRSRGREELREYKFREARLLQDYSELEEENISLQKLVSTLRQNQVEFEGLKHEIKVLEEETEVLRSQLEDALRLKDISDSQLEEALDSLKSEREQKNHLRKELVHHLSTCDVTYTGSAHLAFTSAPPSGTATPTSIQSPSNEEPVRCNGHLHGNAVMGCSGSLPRANGECRAAGRRGEGGADLFSEMNMTEIQKLKQQLMEVECEKAGLLSSLQESQTQLQHTQSALAQQHERALRLSQRVTALRRLHREAHLAHQAHPDSKTQLHRETLMEQGGEEEEEEEVSRVFPHHTPGLEILQCKYRVAVTEVVELKAELRGLREQQALQERPRGPARRHSLEEKVGRLEEELKEARGRAGESQAALGAAQDELVMFSEELAQLYHHVCLCNNETPNRVMLDYYRQGRGPRAGLGGAKGAAADDDSRVLLTPRLARRLAAVVAATGSSGESRSPSESPSKEGGREGGKTPLTGSPSISASSSSSSSSSPALETAGDLRREPMNIYNLNAIIKEQVRHLQRAVDRALQLSRQRAAARELAPLLDKDKDSCLEEILKLKALLSTKREQVATLRLVLKANKQTAEGALTNLKSKYENEKAMVTDTMTKLRNELKALKEDAATFSSLRAMFATTYDTRTTIHTWMGGWCDQYMTRLDEMQRQLTAAEDEKKTLNSLLRMAIQQKLALTQRLEDLAFDQELSHRSPGGKGPRPRTSTPKVSHPASASAPSPGLSDAPLSPVTTAPASLTLAFTSSTPPAPPSPPRPCPLSSPSPRASPTHSVPGSPPALEAPSSPPSSPRRLAQSLGTQGGQETGVRGDQGAQTLLVDSVSVDHSHLPRCSAVSRIYSPDTRASPTRPALPGSAPSSPYRSPLLTRRSAWSSSPRTRPLASLSRPSYSSSYASPSSYHSSSSFYSPSSFYSHSNSYSPLYPRYYSYHRPPH, from the exons TGGAGGAGAACCAGACTCTGAAACAGCAGTACGGGGAACTGGAGGCCGAGCAGGAGGCGCTCAGGCTGGAGCTGGAACAGCTACAGGAG GCATTCTGCCAGGCCTGCTCCACCCAGCGCAAGGTGGCGGCGGACGGGGAGAGCACGGAGGAGTCCCTGCTGCAAGAGTCGGCCAGCAAGGAGGCCTTCTACATGAGCCGTCTGCTGGAGCTGCAGACACAGCTCAAGCACTGCCGAGCTAAAGCCTCCAGCACCCTGGCGGACAACCAGCACCTGGGAACCCTGCTGCAGGACCTGCgtgag agtaagGAGATGCTGGAGttgcagaggagcagggggagggaggagctgaGAGAGTACAAGTTCAGAGAAGCTCGACTGCTGCAGGATTACagcgagctggaggaggagaacatctCCCTGCAGAAGCTGGTGTCCACACTGAGACagaaccag gTGGAGTTTGAAGGTCTGAAACACGAGATCAAAGTCCTGGAGGAGGAAACGGAGGTCTTGAGGAGCCAACTGGAGGATGCTCTGCGTCTGAAGGACATCTCCGATAGCCAATTGGAGGAGGCGCTGGACTCGCTGAAGAGCGAGCGGGAGCAGAAGAATCACCTCCGCAAGGAGCTGGTGCATCACCTGAGCACCTGTGATGTCACCTACACAGGGTCCGCCCACCTGGCCTTCACCTCCGCTCCGCCCAGCGGCACTGCCACGCCCACATCCATCCAGTCTCCTAGCAACGAGGAGCCGGTGCGGTGCAACGGACATCTCCATGGCAACGCAGTGATGGGCTGCAGCGGGTCGTTGCCCAGAGCCAATGGGGAGTGTCGAGCAGCGGGGCGcagaggggagggcggggccgACCTGTTCAGTGAGATGAACATGACGGAGATTCAGAAGCTGAAGCAACAACTGAtggag GTGGAGTGCGAGAAGGCAGGGCTGTTGAGCAGCCTGCAGGAGAGCCAGACCCAGCTGCAGCACACGCAGAGTGCCTTGGCTCAGCAGCACGAGAGGGCCCTCCGCCTCAGCCAGAGAGTCACAGCACTCAGACGCCTGCATCGTGAGGCCCACCTCGCCCACCAGGCCCATCCAGACTCAAAGACCCAGCTCCACCGTGAGACCCTCATGGagcagggtggggaggaggaggaggaagaggaggtgtccAGAGTgttcccccaccacaccccaggCCTGGAGATCCTGCAGTGTAAGTATCGTGTGGCGGTGACTGAGGTGGTGGAGCTGAAGGCAGAGCTGCGAGGGCTCCGGGAGCAGCAGGCCTTGCAGGAGCGACCCCGGGGGCCGGCACGCCGCCACAgcctggaggagaaggtgggccggctggaggaggagctgaaggaggcaCGGGGACGAGCGGGGGAGAGTCAGGCGGCGCTGGGAGCAGCGCAGGACGAGCTGGTGATGTTCAGTGAGGAGCTGGCCCAGCTCTACCATCACGTGTGCCTCTGCAACAACGAGACACCCAACCGCGTCATGCTCGACTACTACCGGCAGGGCCGTGGTCCGAGGGCCGGACTGGGCGGGGCAAAGGGGGCGGCGGCCGATGATGACAGCAGGGTCCTGCTCACGCCGCGATTAGCCCGGAGGCTCGCCGCTGTCGTCGCAGCAACCGGCTCGTCGGGGGAGTCGCGGAGCCCCTCTGAGTCGCCGtccaaggagggggggagggaaggggggaagacTCCTCTTACCGGCTCCCCCAGCATCAGTgcctcttcatcttcatcttcatcatcctcacccgCTCTGGAGACAGCTGGTGACCTGCGCAGAGAACCCATGAACATCTACAACCTCAACGCCATCATCAAAGAacag GTGCGCCACCTTCAGAGGGCGGTGGACCGGGCGCTGCAGCTGTCCCGGCAGAGAGCAGCGGCCAGGGAGCTGGCGCCTCTGCTGGACAAGGACAAGGACAGCTGCCTGGAGGAGATCCTCAAGCTGAAGGCTCTGCTCAGCACCAAGAGAGAGCAGGTGGCCACCCTGCGCCTCGTCCTCAAGGCCAACAAGCAG ACAGCCGAGGGCGCTCTGACCAACCTGAAGAGTAAGTACGAGAACGAGAAGGCGATGGTGACGGACACCATGACCAAGCTGAGGAATGAGCTGAAGGCCTTGAAGGAGGACGCTGCCACCTTCTCCTCACTGCGTGCCATGTTCGCCACCACGTACGATACACGAACCAC AATACATacatggatgggtggatg gtgtgACCAGTATATGACCCGTCTGGATGAGAtgcagaggcagctgacagcagCGGAGGATGAGAAGAAGACCCTGAACTCGCTGCTCCGCATGGCCATCCAGCAGAAGCTGGCTCTTACGCAGCGCCTGGAGGACCTGGCGTTCGACCAGGAGCTGAGCCACCGCTCCCCGGGGGGCAAGGGCCCTCGGCCCCGGACCAGCACCCCTAAAGTAAGTCATccagcctctgcctcagcccCTTCCCCCGGCCTCTCGGATGCCCCACTCAGTCCAGTGACTACAGCCCCCGCCTCCCTGACCCTGgctttcacctcctccaccccccctgcacccccctcgcccccccgcccctgccccctctccagcccgTCCCCCAGAGCCTCCCCCACTCACTCCGTCCCAGGGAGCCCTCCCGCCTTGGAggccccctcctcgcccccctcctcgccccggCGTCTGGCTCAGAGCCTGGGAACACAGGGGGGCCAGGAGACTGGGGTCCGGGGCGACCAGGGGGCCCAGACCCTCCTGGTGGACAGCGTGAGTGTAGACCACTCCCACCTTCCTCGCTGCTCGGCGGTGTCCAGAATCTATTCCCCTGATACCCGGGCATCCCCCACTCGCCCCGCCCTgccaggctccgccccctcatcCCCGTATCGCTCGCCCCTCCTGACGCGGAGATCCGCCTGGAGTTCCTCCCCCAGGACACGCCCCCTTGCCAGCCTATCACGCCCCTCGTACTCCTCCTCCTatgcctccccttcctcctaccatagttcctcctccttctacaGTCCCTCATCATTCTACAGTCACTCCAACAGCTACAGCCCTCTCTACCCCCGTTACTATAGCTACCATCGACCTCCTCACTGA